In Tachysurus fulvidraco isolate hzauxx_2018 chromosome 1, HZAU_PFXX_2.0, whole genome shotgun sequence, a single window of DNA contains:
- the LOC113635151 gene encoding E3 ubiquitin-protein ligase CCNB1IP1: MSVNEYSLMCNFPKCRGKLSGFGWVTACSHIFCDRHGSGEFSRTPAICPACSSALSGKLDIVRTELAPSEQYKAMVLVGMRPETILDISHRALAFWTYQVNQERLLMEYSLSRAEVQVGQMEKVMAQQHQSKELELNALREEIASLNKRLEEYKRKYSEVSELLMKRNRQYQKLQGLFETLRLRTMEASEKDGPNLAAHVFPSGIIRQHSSHTTSPFLAVGPEGDKLFPSFLEPEGFKSFFQFSSPPREKGHSYIKKN; this comes from the exons ATGTCTGTGAACGAGTACAGCCTGATGTGTAATTTCCCAAAGTGTCGGGGCAAGTTGAGTGGCTTTGGCTGGGTGACGGCCTGCTCTCATATCTTCTGTGATCGACACGGCTCTGGTGAGTTCAGCCGAACTCCGGCTATTTGCCCTGCCTGTTCTTCTGCCCTGTCAGGAAAGCTGGACATCGTGCGCACTGAGCTGGCGCCGTCAGAGCAGTACAAGGCCATGGTTTTGGTCGGAATGCGACCTGAGACCATTCTGGATATCAGCCATCGAGCACTGGCCTTTTGGACATACCAG GTAAACCAAGAAAGGTTGCTTATGGAGTATAGTTTGTCCAGAGCAGAAGTGCAAGTTGGCCAAATGGAGAAGGTGATGGCACAGCAGCACCAATCCAAAGAGCTTGAGCTCAATGCATTGCGTGAAGAGATAGCATCACTCAATAAG AGGCTGGAAGAATATAAGCGAAAATATAGTGAAGTTTCAGAACTTCTGATGAAGAGAAACAGGCAATATCAGAAGCTACAGGGGCTGTTTGAGACTTTGAGGCTACGCACCATGGAGGCGTCTGAGAAGGACGGACCGAACCTGGCTGCTCATGTGTTCCCCTCTG GAATAATTAGACAGCACTCATCTCACACCACTTCTCCTTTCTTAGCTGTGGGTCCAGAAGGTGACAAGCTCTTCCCTTCTTTCCTAGAACCAGAGGGCTTCAAAAGCTTTTTCCAGTTTAGCTCTCCACCAAGAGAGAAAGGGCATTCctatataaagaaaaactaa
- the si:ch211-212k18.5 gene encoding sal-like protein 4 isoform X2 produces MSELITNNQLAVKSPSNSLTSEPTSSSSSSPSPSSIQDCQPPLAPRPSPGGLHAPSLPNESSSPPHWPSHIVPYTTSLPNTHSSLSPDFPHPSLSSQTHSPPPVQQKASHIPVHQPHSTISSPQMGVSATTTSSSSASSTSLNAIPLPRSPNSTHQTTSGLPDEVHVPPTLAVLLEELRVLQQRQIHQMQMTEEICRQVLRLGGVITNQDTASLETPQRTSESLSPSLSTSCPSQTTSSSIPSSLPTLIPESVSNLNMCNINGHKDSYSSSSSTPSSTASSLVSSGASVLPLSLSLGIPRYLHEKSPNTSLSQTNTVSYQTPSLLTSSCQEQLSLSSAVGVSAGSLSNSTGRQQHVCRFCGKVLSSDSSLQIHLRSHTGERPYQCPVCLSRFTTRGNLKAHFLRHREQNPELSLSLLPPALSEQNQSGSGLVAVQRRRKRRAEDEEPFAVKGGVSVPDGLALGFLSGSSSRLSSSSLPLPPSVDLALLSTAHSLLQLNRASASTVASASAGIQSSSASTTSSSSSSAITNQFKGAKQQRFDENTPPHSSIHPTSPYSLAHLPKILFPSGPSPHHPGLALLRPPHLPSPHPQLTFPFSPYPKPQSSSPSSSSPSSSTATSDTCKLQRLAQKLEKQPSSKPFSEDQTNGNTQANDVSTTTTINTISVYRREMMSALGLNPNPNSDLSTQSISGAIPSLPSLVPNQCGVCLRVLSCPRALRLHQATHLGERPFPCKLCGRSFSTKGSLRAHLATHRARPPNTRTQNSCPLCQRKFTNAVVLQHHIRMHLGGQLPPEGNGDLGTEEQADQMSSIVLPKTIQSLPLNMSMSVSSIASTLQSSSVSKTSTSPDAEHAEDSTKDACDTPVSQVNKITNKNLEKQDPTSPFISDNTSANASPLEEDQDNEANPNSASDYSLSALKALHNKPKTCPLVTKTKEDEENIPLSLCTRTSSQENPHLMVSEPKSNPRSAALDLSPALTPPSSPSNQPKSELSGTQKAKTVNEKGMDSELSEGRESLASIVTNGTIEEESENTMPRDAQNSKRKEGVIKPTEINHGNWVEDEAETDMTRAVTSVIPPQPARSEKPYSCLHCGKEYASRSGLKGHMKTHSGGMTNELHASVVPQTSEGNYKDTMEANPNTSRVNLQEDIENERENTSEKSLLKEDSLDTARSDGEQEPEDRT; encoded by the exons ATGAGTGAACTGATTACAA ATAATCAGTTGGCTGTGAAGTCACCATCAAACTCTCTCACTTCAGAACCTacctcatcttcctcatcatctccttctccctcttctATCCAAGACTGTCAACCTCCCCTTGCCCCAAGGCCATCACCTGGTGGCCTGCATGCCCCTTCCCTTCCCAATGAAAGTTCATCCCCTCCACACTGGCCTAGCCATATTGTCCCCTACACGACATCTCTTCCCAATAcccattcttctctctctccagatTTTCCACATCCTTCCCTGTCTTCCCAGACACACTCCCCTCCTCCTGTCCAGCAGAAGGCCTCCCACATTCCAGTACATCAGCCTCATTCCACTATATCTTCTCCTCAGATGGGTGTCTCAGCCACAACCACCAGTTCATCTTCAGCATCCTCAACATCCCTCAATGCTATACCACTTCCAAGGAGCCCTAATTCCACACATCAAACAACTTCAGGTCTACCAGATGAGGTTCATGTGCCACCTACCCTGGCTGTGCTTTTAGAAGAACTTAGGGTCTTGCAACAGAGGCAGATACACCAAATGCAAATGACTGAGGAAATCTGCAGACAAGTGCTACGTTTGGGTGGAGTAATCACCAACCAAGATACAGCATCCCTGGAAACCCCCCAAAGAACCTCTGAATCTCTCTCACCTTCTCTATCCACCTCTTGTCCTTCCCAAACTACATCCTCTTCCATACCCTCCTCTCTTCCAACACTAATCCCTGAATCTGTTTCAAACCTCAACATGTGTAATATTAATGGTCACAAAGATTCGTATTCCTCTTCATCATCCACACCATCATCTACTGCCTCATCTCTAGTGTCTTCAGGGGCTTCTGTGCTACCTCTTTCTTTGTCATTGGGCATTCCCCGTTACCTCCACGAAAAGTCTCCTAACACATCACTGAGCCAGACCAATACCGTTAGTTACCAAACTCCTTCTCTACTCACCTCTAGCTGCCAGGAGCAGCTGTCACTCAGCTCTGCTGTGGGAGTCTCAGCTGGGTCATTGAGCAACTCAACTGGGCGCCAGCAGCATGTCTGTCGATTTTGTGGTAAAGTTCTGAGTAGTGACTCCTCCTTACAGATTCATCTGAGATCCCATACAGGTGAAAGACCATACCAGtgtcctgtctgtctcagtCGCTTCACTACACGTGGGAATCTTAAGGCCCACTTTCTGCGCCATCGTGAGCAGAACCCAGAGCTGTCACTTTCTCTACTCCCACCTGCTCTATCAGAGCAGAACCAGTCAGGATCTGGGCTCGTGGCAGTACAGAGACGCAGGAAGCGACGTGCAGAAGATGAAGAGCCTTTTGCGGTTAAAGGTGGGGTGAGTGTACCAGATGGCTTAGCCCTTGGTTTTTTATCTGGCTCATCTTCTCGCCTGTCTTCTTCCTCTCTGCCACTCCCTCCCAGTGTAGATTTAGCTCTCTTGTCCACTGCCCATTCCCTGTTACAGCTTAATCGTGCATCTGCTTCAACAGTAGCATCTGCTTCAGCTGGTATACAGTCGTCTTCTGCATCTACCAcctcctcttcatcttcctctgcTATAACGAACCAGTTTAAAGGTGCCAAGCAACAGAGATTTGATGAAAATACTCCTCCACACTCCTCCATACATCCCACTTCTCCATACTCCCTAGCCCACCTTCCCAAGATTCTGTTCCCCTCTGGTCCTTCTCCCCATCACCCTGGCCTGGCCCTTCTGCGGCCTCCTCACCTTCCCTCCCCTCACCCCCAACTAACTTTTCCCTTTTCCCCTTACCCCAAACCCCAATCATCATCtccctcttcttcctctccatCTTCTTCAACTGCTACTTCTGACACCTGCAAGCTCCAGAGACTGGCACAGAAGCTGGAGAAGCAACCTTCATCAAAACCCTTCAGTGAAGACCAGACTAATGGCAATACTCAAGCTAATGATGTCTCCACCACCACTACCATTAATACTATCTCAGTCTACAGGAGGGAGATGATGTCAGCCTTGGGTCTAAATCCTAATCCCAACAGTGATCTTAGCACTCAGAGCATCTCTGGAGCAATTCCCTCCCTACCATCTCTGGTGCCTAACCAATGTGGAGTATGTCTGCGCGTGCTTAGTTGCCCCAGGGCGCTTCGCCTTCACCAGGCCACTCACCTTGGTGAGCGTCCTTTCCCTTGCAAGCTTTGTGGCCGTTCCTTCTCCACTAAAGGAAGTCTAAGGGCTCATCTCGCTACGCACAGAGCACGTCCGCcaaatacacgcacacagaacTCGTGTCCACTCTGCCAGCGTAAATTCACCAATGCTGTTGTACTTCAGCATCATATTCGGATGCATCTAGGGGGACAGTTGCCACCAGAGGGCAATGGAGATCTGGGAACAGAGGAACAAGCTGATCAAATGAGCAGTATTGTATTGCCAAAAACCATCCAATCTCTTCCCCTAAATATGAGTATGAGCGTTTCTTCTATTGCTAGCACACTTCAGTCAAGCTCTGTTTCAAAAACTAGCACATCACCTGATGCAGAACATGCTGAAGATTCCACCAAAGATGCATGTGACACACCTGTTAGTCAAGTAAATAAGATAACTAATAAAAACTTAGAGAAGCAAGATCCCACTAGCCCATTTATCAGTGATAACACATCTGCTAATGCCAGTCCTTTAGAAGAAGACCAGGACAATGAGGCAAACCCAAACAGTGCAAGTGATTATAGTCTCAGTGCTCTCAAAGCTCTTCATAATAAGCCTAAAACCTGTCCTTTAGTGACTAAGACTAAAGAGGATGAGGAGAACATTCCTCTTTCCCTCTGTACTAGAACCAGTTCCCAGGAAAATCCTCATCTGATGGTCAGTGAACCAAAATCTAACCCTCGGTCTGCAGCTCTTGATCTTTCTCCGGCTCTCACACCACCATCCAGCCCATCCAATCAGCCTAAATCAGAGCTCAGTGGTACACAGAAGGCAAAGACTGTTAATGAAAAGGGCATGGATTCTGAGCTCAGTGAAGGACGTGAATCACTGGCGTCAATAGTCACTAATGGAACAATAGAGGAGGAGAGTGAAAACACAATGCCTAGGGATGCTCAAAACTCTAAGAGAAAGGAAGGGGTTATCAAACCCACAGAGATAAATCATGGAAATTGGGTTGAAGATGAAGCAGAAACTGATATGACCCGAGCAGTTACTTCAGTGATTCCACCACAGCCTGCTCGTTCTGAGAAGCCCTACAGCTGTTTGCACTGTGGCAAAGAATATGCCAGCCGCAGTGGACTAAAG gGACACATGAAAACCCACAGCGGAGGAATGACCAATGAGCTGCATGCATCAGTTGTTCCACAGACGTCAGAGGGAAATTATAAAGACACTATGGAGGCTAATCCTAATACTTCTCGTGTAAACTTGCAAGAAGAcatagaaaatgagagagaaaacacttcAGAAAAATCTCTCTTAAAAGAGGATTCACTGGATACTGCTCGTTCAGATGGAGAACAGGAACCTGAGGACAGGACataa
- the si:ch211-212k18.5 gene encoding sal-like protein 2 isoform X1: MSRRKQKRPQQLVNADPGGTCMASQDNQLAVKSPSNSLTSEPTSSSSSSPSPSSIQDCQPPLAPRPSPGGLHAPSLPNESSSPPHWPSHIVPYTTSLPNTHSSLSPDFPHPSLSSQTHSPPPVQQKASHIPVHQPHSTISSPQMGVSATTTSSSSASSTSLNAIPLPRSPNSTHQTTSGLPDEVHVPPTLAVLLEELRVLQQRQIHQMQMTEEICRQVLRLGGVITNQDTASLETPQRTSESLSPSLSTSCPSQTTSSSIPSSLPTLIPESVSNLNMCNINGHKDSYSSSSSTPSSTASSLVSSGASVLPLSLSLGIPRYLHEKSPNTSLSQTNTVSYQTPSLLTSSCQEQLSLSSAVGVSAGSLSNSTGRQQHVCRFCGKVLSSDSSLQIHLRSHTGERPYQCPVCLSRFTTRGNLKAHFLRHREQNPELSLSLLPPALSEQNQSGSGLVAVQRRRKRRAEDEEPFAVKGGVSVPDGLALGFLSGSSSRLSSSSLPLPPSVDLALLSTAHSLLQLNRASASTVASASAGIQSSSASTTSSSSSSAITNQFKGAKQQRFDENTPPHSSIHPTSPYSLAHLPKILFPSGPSPHHPGLALLRPPHLPSPHPQLTFPFSPYPKPQSSSPSSSSPSSSTATSDTCKLQRLAQKLEKQPSSKPFSEDQTNGNTQANDVSTTTTINTISVYRREMMSALGLNPNPNSDLSTQSISGAIPSLPSLVPNQCGVCLRVLSCPRALRLHQATHLGERPFPCKLCGRSFSTKGSLRAHLATHRARPPNTRTQNSCPLCQRKFTNAVVLQHHIRMHLGGQLPPEGNGDLGTEEQADQMSSIVLPKTIQSLPLNMSMSVSSIASTLQSSSVSKTSTSPDAEHAEDSTKDACDTPVSQVNKITNKNLEKQDPTSPFISDNTSANASPLEEDQDNEANPNSASDYSLSALKALHNKPKTCPLVTKTKEDEENIPLSLCTRTSSQENPHLMVSEPKSNPRSAALDLSPALTPPSSPSNQPKSELSGTQKAKTVNEKGMDSELSEGRESLASIVTNGTIEEESENTMPRDAQNSKRKEGVIKPTEINHGNWVEDEAETDMTRAVTSVIPPQPARSEKPYSCLHCGKEYASRSGLKGHMKTHSGGMTNELHASVVPQTSEGNYKDTMEANPNTSRVNLQEDIENERENTSEKSLLKEDSLDTARSDGEQEPEDRT; this comes from the exons ATGTCGCGCCGAAAGCAGAAACGACCCCAGCAGCTCGTTAACGCGGATCCGGGGGGCACGTGCATGGCATCACAAG ATAATCAGTTGGCTGTGAAGTCACCATCAAACTCTCTCACTTCAGAACCTacctcatcttcctcatcatctccttctccctcttctATCCAAGACTGTCAACCTCCCCTTGCCCCAAGGCCATCACCTGGTGGCCTGCATGCCCCTTCCCTTCCCAATGAAAGTTCATCCCCTCCACACTGGCCTAGCCATATTGTCCCCTACACGACATCTCTTCCCAATAcccattcttctctctctccagatTTTCCACATCCTTCCCTGTCTTCCCAGACACACTCCCCTCCTCCTGTCCAGCAGAAGGCCTCCCACATTCCAGTACATCAGCCTCATTCCACTATATCTTCTCCTCAGATGGGTGTCTCAGCCACAACCACCAGTTCATCTTCAGCATCCTCAACATCCCTCAATGCTATACCACTTCCAAGGAGCCCTAATTCCACACATCAAACAACTTCAGGTCTACCAGATGAGGTTCATGTGCCACCTACCCTGGCTGTGCTTTTAGAAGAACTTAGGGTCTTGCAACAGAGGCAGATACACCAAATGCAAATGACTGAGGAAATCTGCAGACAAGTGCTACGTTTGGGTGGAGTAATCACCAACCAAGATACAGCATCCCTGGAAACCCCCCAAAGAACCTCTGAATCTCTCTCACCTTCTCTATCCACCTCTTGTCCTTCCCAAACTACATCCTCTTCCATACCCTCCTCTCTTCCAACACTAATCCCTGAATCTGTTTCAAACCTCAACATGTGTAATATTAATGGTCACAAAGATTCGTATTCCTCTTCATCATCCACACCATCATCTACTGCCTCATCTCTAGTGTCTTCAGGGGCTTCTGTGCTACCTCTTTCTTTGTCATTGGGCATTCCCCGTTACCTCCACGAAAAGTCTCCTAACACATCACTGAGCCAGACCAATACCGTTAGTTACCAAACTCCTTCTCTACTCACCTCTAGCTGCCAGGAGCAGCTGTCACTCAGCTCTGCTGTGGGAGTCTCAGCTGGGTCATTGAGCAACTCAACTGGGCGCCAGCAGCATGTCTGTCGATTTTGTGGTAAAGTTCTGAGTAGTGACTCCTCCTTACAGATTCATCTGAGATCCCATACAGGTGAAAGACCATACCAGtgtcctgtctgtctcagtCGCTTCACTACACGTGGGAATCTTAAGGCCCACTTTCTGCGCCATCGTGAGCAGAACCCAGAGCTGTCACTTTCTCTACTCCCACCTGCTCTATCAGAGCAGAACCAGTCAGGATCTGGGCTCGTGGCAGTACAGAGACGCAGGAAGCGACGTGCAGAAGATGAAGAGCCTTTTGCGGTTAAAGGTGGGGTGAGTGTACCAGATGGCTTAGCCCTTGGTTTTTTATCTGGCTCATCTTCTCGCCTGTCTTCTTCCTCTCTGCCACTCCCTCCCAGTGTAGATTTAGCTCTCTTGTCCACTGCCCATTCCCTGTTACAGCTTAATCGTGCATCTGCTTCAACAGTAGCATCTGCTTCAGCTGGTATACAGTCGTCTTCTGCATCTACCAcctcctcttcatcttcctctgcTATAACGAACCAGTTTAAAGGTGCCAAGCAACAGAGATTTGATGAAAATACTCCTCCACACTCCTCCATACATCCCACTTCTCCATACTCCCTAGCCCACCTTCCCAAGATTCTGTTCCCCTCTGGTCCTTCTCCCCATCACCCTGGCCTGGCCCTTCTGCGGCCTCCTCACCTTCCCTCCCCTCACCCCCAACTAACTTTTCCCTTTTCCCCTTACCCCAAACCCCAATCATCATCtccctcttcttcctctccatCTTCTTCAACTGCTACTTCTGACACCTGCAAGCTCCAGAGACTGGCACAGAAGCTGGAGAAGCAACCTTCATCAAAACCCTTCAGTGAAGACCAGACTAATGGCAATACTCAAGCTAATGATGTCTCCACCACCACTACCATTAATACTATCTCAGTCTACAGGAGGGAGATGATGTCAGCCTTGGGTCTAAATCCTAATCCCAACAGTGATCTTAGCACTCAGAGCATCTCTGGAGCAATTCCCTCCCTACCATCTCTGGTGCCTAACCAATGTGGAGTATGTCTGCGCGTGCTTAGTTGCCCCAGGGCGCTTCGCCTTCACCAGGCCACTCACCTTGGTGAGCGTCCTTTCCCTTGCAAGCTTTGTGGCCGTTCCTTCTCCACTAAAGGAAGTCTAAGGGCTCATCTCGCTACGCACAGAGCACGTCCGCcaaatacacgcacacagaacTCGTGTCCACTCTGCCAGCGTAAATTCACCAATGCTGTTGTACTTCAGCATCATATTCGGATGCATCTAGGGGGACAGTTGCCACCAGAGGGCAATGGAGATCTGGGAACAGAGGAACAAGCTGATCAAATGAGCAGTATTGTATTGCCAAAAACCATCCAATCTCTTCCCCTAAATATGAGTATGAGCGTTTCTTCTATTGCTAGCACACTTCAGTCAAGCTCTGTTTCAAAAACTAGCACATCACCTGATGCAGAACATGCTGAAGATTCCACCAAAGATGCATGTGACACACCTGTTAGTCAAGTAAATAAGATAACTAATAAAAACTTAGAGAAGCAAGATCCCACTAGCCCATTTATCAGTGATAACACATCTGCTAATGCCAGTCCTTTAGAAGAAGACCAGGACAATGAGGCAAACCCAAACAGTGCAAGTGATTATAGTCTCAGTGCTCTCAAAGCTCTTCATAATAAGCCTAAAACCTGTCCTTTAGTGACTAAGACTAAAGAGGATGAGGAGAACATTCCTCTTTCCCTCTGTACTAGAACCAGTTCCCAGGAAAATCCTCATCTGATGGTCAGTGAACCAAAATCTAACCCTCGGTCTGCAGCTCTTGATCTTTCTCCGGCTCTCACACCACCATCCAGCCCATCCAATCAGCCTAAATCAGAGCTCAGTGGTACACAGAAGGCAAAGACTGTTAATGAAAAGGGCATGGATTCTGAGCTCAGTGAAGGACGTGAATCACTGGCGTCAATAGTCACTAATGGAACAATAGAGGAGGAGAGTGAAAACACAATGCCTAGGGATGCTCAAAACTCTAAGAGAAAGGAAGGGGTTATCAAACCCACAGAGATAAATCATGGAAATTGGGTTGAAGATGAAGCAGAAACTGATATGACCCGAGCAGTTACTTCAGTGATTCCACCACAGCCTGCTCGTTCTGAGAAGCCCTACAGCTGTTTGCACTGTGGCAAAGAATATGCCAGCCGCAGTGGACTAAAG gGACACATGAAAACCCACAGCGGAGGAATGACCAATGAGCTGCATGCATCAGTTGTTCCACAGACGTCAGAGGGAAATTATAAAGACACTATGGAGGCTAATCCTAATACTTCTCGTGTAAACTTGCAAGAAGAcatagaaaatgagagagaaaacacttcAGAAAAATCTCTCTTAAAAGAGGATTCACTGGATACTGCTCGTTCAGATGGAGAACAGGAACCTGAGGACAGGACataa